One window of Quercus robur chromosome 5, dhQueRobu3.1, whole genome shotgun sequence genomic DNA carries:
- the LOC126724749 gene encoding uncharacterized protein LOC126724749 yields MNYDGFELVLELIFEAVGTLVGIVVLLLQIIHDLHQIISITHEGFQQIVLVLKLIGKVVGSRVSLVVLLLRLTRICRRIWSILTEGQPVVVANDHRNDVPLADINYGQNDIPPTDAEADATNGQNDVIVNEEVNI; encoded by the exons ATGAATTATGATGg ATTTGAGTTGGTCCTAGAACTCATCTTTGAAGCAGTTGGGACCCTTGTTGGCATTGTTGTTCTACTCCTACAGATAATACACGATCTTCACCAAATAATCTCAATAACACATGAAGG ATTTCAGCAAATTGTGCTGGTCCTAAAACTCATTGGTAAAGTAGTTGGGTCCCGTGTCAGCCTTGTTGTTCTACTCCTACGGTTGACACGTATATGCAGAAGGATTTGGTCCATTTTGACTGAAGGACAACCTGTTGTTGTTGCTAATGACCACCGGAACGATGTCCCACTTGCTGATATTAACTATGGCCAGAATGATATCCCACCTACTGATGCTGAAGCTGATGCTACCAATGGGCAAAACGATGTAATTGTGAATGAGGAAGTGAACATCTGA